Sequence from the Microbacterium faecale genome:
GATCGTCACGTCGGCGTTGACCGGGATCCTGATCGCCACGTACATCCGTCCGCCGCACGCTCCGGCCGGCGACGACGACGCGCGCCCGTCGGCGGAGAGCCGGCGCAGCGCGAGAGTCGGTGGCGCGGCCGGGGTGTTGGCGTGGTTCGCCGTCGGGTGCCCCGTCTGCAACAAGATCGCCCTGCTCGCTCTCGGATACACCGGCGCCCTCACCTGGTTCGCGCCGCTGCAGCCCGTACTGGCTGTCGTCGCCCTCGTGCTCGCCGCGGTCGCCGTCGTCTGGCGACTGCGCGGTCAGGTGTCGTGTCCGACCCCGGCGCTCAGGTCGGCGGTGGCGGCATGACCGACGCGACGACGAGAAGCGAGCTCCTGCGCCTCGGCGCGCTGGAACAGCAGGTGATGAACGTGCTGTGGGACGAGGGCCCATCCACGGTGCGCGACGTGATCACGCACATCGGCGGCAAGCACGCATACACGACGATCGCGACCGTGCTCGGGAACCTCGAGCGCAAGGAGCTGGTCGCGCCGAAGAAAGAGGGCCGCTCCGTGCGGTACGCGGCACGCCACACGAGAGATGTCCATGCCGCACGACTCATGGGACAGGCCCTGTCGACGAGTCACGACCGCGTGGCGTCCATCCTGCATTTCATCGACTCCATCGACCCGCACGACGCGGAGCTGCTCCGCGCGTACCTCGAAGAGCAGCGAGGTGACGGATGACGCCGTTCGTCATGCCGCTCCTGCTGGTCGTCGCGCTCGTCCTCGCGGCGGCGGCTGGCCCGCACCTGATCCGAGCGGCCTCTCCGCTGCTCATGCGCACCCCCCGCGCGGCCGTCGTGATCCTCGCGAGCAGCCTCGCGCTGTGGGTCGCGGCGTTCGCCGCGGTCAGTCTCGTACTGGCGTGGCTCATGACGGGACCGCGGGTGCTGTCGGAGCCCCTGGGGCAGGTCTGTCAGCGCTGCCTCGCCGCGGCCAGCCCGTTCGACCCCACGAACATGATCGAGACTTCCGTGCCCAGGGTCCTGCTGCTCGCGCTCCCGGCGGCTGTGCTCGCCGCTCTCGTCGGCATCGGGATCCTGCGCGCGCTTCGCCACGCGCAACGCACCCGCGCCGCCGCGGCCGCCGTCGCGTCTCAGGCCACACGAGCGACGGTGCGGGGAATCGACGTCCTCCTCGTCGAGGACGCGCACCCGCTGGCGTTCTCGCTGCCGCGCCGTCGAGGCGGCATCGTCATCTCGACCGGCCTGCTGTCCGCACTGGATCCCGACGAGACGATCGCCGTGCTCGAGCACGAGCGCGCGCACGTGCGGCAGCGGCACCATCTGATCATCGGCGCCATCGAAGCGATCGCCTGGCCGCTGCGCTGGATCCCTCTCGTGGCGGCGGTTGCGGACGCAATCCCGCACTATCTCGAGATCGCCGCGGACAACCACGCCCGCCACCGCGCAGGCACGCCCGCGCTGGCGAGTGCGCTGCTGAAACTCGGATCCCCGCACATCAGTGCCGACATCTTCCGTGGCGCGACGGCTGCCCCGGTCCTGCACGCCGCCGGCCCGAGCCGCGTGCATCAGCTCGTGGCGCCGACGGCGATCCGTTCCGCGCTGTTGCCGATCGCGACCTTTCTGACGATGCTCGCCGCGTTCGCGGTCGTCGCCGTCGGGGTCCACGGCCCGTACATGTACGTCCTGGCCACAGGGTGTCAGCTGCCCGCGTAGCGGGCCCACGCGAACGGTTACCCAGGAGGCGAACAATGCGAAGCACACGACGACCGCGCAGACGCCGGATCCGGGTGTCCACTGTCATCGGAATCACGCTCCTGGGCGTCGGCGGTGCGCTCGCCGCCGGCGTGCTCTTCGCTCCGCAGGCGGTGGAACGCGCGTACGGTGAGGCCAAGAGCACCGTTTCCGGAGCGGTCGACACCATCCGCGAGGAGACGCTCGACGAGCTTCCGAGCGTCAACCTGGGCGCGACCGGCGGCATGTCGGAGCTCGACCGCTGCGACGGCACGTTCACTGAGATGAGTTCCTATGAGCACGGCGACGTGCCGCCGGTGTGGGCCGCACATAACAATTGCGCCGGCGACGTGCTGCTGCCATGGGAGTCCGGGCAGTGGATCCAGCTCGACGGCGACGATCAGGTGTACGAAGTGGTCGACATCGTCTACACGCCGAAGACGTGGGCGACCGTCGACGACATCGTCGGGCTCGACGGCGAGCTCGCCCTGCAGACGTGCTTCTACGGCGAAGACCGGATGAAGTTCATCGGCCTCGAACCCGTGGAGGGCGAGGCGTCGTAGCTGAGCCAGACCGTTCCGCTGGGGCGCCCGCCGATGGCAGAGTGGAGACATGAAGCGCATCGCATCCGTCATCGGCCTGGATCCCGCGAATCGGGAAGAGTATGAGGCGTATCACGCCGCGGTTTGGCCGGAGGTGCTGCAGACGATCACGGACTGCAATATCCGCAACTACTCGATCTTCCGGTACGGCGACCTGCTCTTCTCCTACTACGAGTACGTCGGCGACGATTACGAGGGGGACATGGCGAAGATGGCGGCTGATCCCGCGACGCAGAAGTGGTGGGCGATCCAGAAGCCGCTGCAGACGCGGCTGCCGGATACGCCCGAGGCCGAGCAGTGGTTCCCGATCCCCGAGGTCTTCCACCACGACTGACCGCGTGCCGGGACGGCGCATGCGCCCTCAGAGCGTGATGGAGCTCCATGACCGCGGCGCGAGCGCGACACGGCGCCCGTCGAGGTCGACCGCACGTTCCGCCGCATCGATGTTCGCGACGAGAAGCGTCTCAGCCGAGCGGATCGCCCAGATCTTTCCGTCGGCCGTGTGTGCGGTTTCGACGGATCCGTCGAGGTCGGCGAGCGCGCGGATCGCGTCGGCGACGGGGTAGTCGGTTCCGTCCGCGTCACGGATGCCGCGCGGCCCCCACTCCTCGAAATAGGACAGCGATGCGACGCCCGCCACCGTCAGAGCGGCGGCACTCGCGATCGTCCACGCCGCGAGTTCGGGCGAGGTCTGACGGCCGTCGTCGGCGTCGAGGAGCGCGGGGCCGTAGCCCTCTGTGAGATCGGCACCGACGGGGCGCGGTGGCGCCGTGGTCGCGACGTTGTTGACGTGCGTGCGCAGCGTGATCGGGCCGACGTGCACGGGCACCCCGCCCGCGATCCGCGTCGTCTGTTCCGCCACGAGTCGCTGCATCGGGATGGACTCTTCCAGCTGCAGCGTCTCGAGGGTGTGGAACAG
This genomic interval carries:
- a CDS encoding BlaI/MecI/CopY family transcriptional regulator, encoding MTDATTRSELLRLGALEQQVMNVLWDEGPSTVRDVITHIGGKHAYTTIATVLGNLERKELVAPKKEGRSVRYAARHTRDVHAARLMGQALSTSHDRVASILHFIDSIDPHDAELLRAYLEEQRGDG
- a CDS encoding L-rhamnose mutarotase — protein: MKRIASVIGLDPANREEYEAYHAAVWPEVLQTITDCNIRNYSIFRYGDLLFSYYEYVGDDYEGDMAKMAADPATQKWWAIQKPLQTRLPDTPEAEQWFPIPEVFHHD
- a CDS encoding M56 family metallopeptidase, which produces MTPFVMPLLLVVALVLAAAAGPHLIRAASPLLMRTPRAAVVILASSLALWVAAFAAVSLVLAWLMTGPRVLSEPLGQVCQRCLAAASPFDPTNMIETSVPRVLLLALPAAVLAALVGIGILRALRHAQRTRAAAAAVASQATRATVRGIDVLLVEDAHPLAFSLPRRRGGIVISTGLLSALDPDETIAVLEHERAHVRQRHHLIIGAIEAIAWPLRWIPLVAAVADAIPHYLEIAADNHARHRAGTPALASALLKLGSPHISADIFRGATAAPVLHAAGPSRVHQLVAPTAIRSALLPIATFLTMLAAFAVVAVGVHGPYMYVLATGCQLPA